A part of Ignavibacteriales bacterium genomic DNA contains:
- the mazG gene encoding nucleoside triphosphate pyrophosphohydrolase: MTNKFTELVDIVKRLRKECPWDKEQTNDSIKAATVEEAYEVVEAIENKNYDELKKELGDLLLHVVFHSEIAEGDGKFTLEEVIDQLKEKLIRRHPHIFGDVVVKNAEEVKINWEQIKMTEGRTSLLEGVPENLPALHRAHRLQEKASKVGFDWEKKEDVWAKVIEEIKEMHESEKENNLTRLEEEIGDVFFALVNYARYLKVNPESALRMTNKKFIKRFSYVEQKIIESGKSLTESSLQEMDKYWEECKHLRQ, encoded by the coding sequence ATGACAAACAAATTTACAGAATTAGTAGATATAGTTAAAAGACTTAGAAAAGAATGCCCGTGGGATAAAGAACAAACCAATGATTCAATTAAAGCCGCAACGGTCGAGGAAGCTTATGAAGTTGTGGAGGCAATCGAAAATAAAAACTATGATGAACTGAAAAAGGAACTTGGCGATTTACTTCTACATGTTGTATTTCATTCAGAAATTGCTGAGGGGGATGGAAAATTCACACTTGAAGAGGTTATTGATCAATTGAAAGAGAAACTCATCCGTCGGCACCCGCATATTTTTGGTGATGTCGTGGTTAAGAATGCCGAAGAAGTAAAAATAAATTGGGAACAAATAAAAATGACAGAAGGAAGAACATCTTTATTGGAAGGGGTGCCGGAGAATCTTCCAGCACTTCATCGTGCACATCGCCTTCAGGAAAAGGCATCAAAAGTGGGATTTGATTGGGAGAAAAAGGAGGATGTTTGGGCGAAAGTAATCGAGGAAATTAAAGAGATGCACGAATCTGAGAAAGAAAATAACTTAACAAGACTTGAAGAAGAAATAGGAGATGTATTTTTTGCTCTTGTTAATTACGCCCGTTATTTAAAAGTAAATCCTGAAAGCGCCCTGCGCATGACAAATAAAAAATTCATTAAGCGATTCAGTTATGTCGAACAAAAAATTATAGAAAGCGGAAAATCTTTAACCGAATCATCTTTGCAGGAAATGGATAAATATTGGGAAGAGTGCAAGCACCTTCGGCAATAA
- a CDS encoding tetratricopeptide repeat protein, which yields MGIEKKAKLRALVAQVERYKEEGNFLHAFQISYSLIEEFEDELDSYMIFSEVCEAMGNINPAIEVLKNYTANYPDDKYGLMYFGEFLLRNSRWDEAINTLSFILPEDIPEVSFLIGYAHFMLQEYQHAALHLKRYMKIVKSKLETESVFLLRKSQIQLNEYSDALKLLKKYEKTFYYDDTFNMLYGIVYYELEMIEHAVTHIEKALAVRPGDPGINLWAGKIYFKVQNYSKAESSLLFFVNHNENITPEACYLLAEIYLQQNNINEALKYYDLAVKLEPQKRRFIEPLEKLIYQKKNINSNE from the coding sequence ATGGGAATAGAAAAAAAAGCAAAACTAAGAGCGCTTGTCGCTCAGGTGGAGCGTTATAAAGAAGAAGGAAATTTTCTTCATGCTTTTCAAATATCTTATTCGCTAATTGAAGAGTTTGAGGATGAGCTTGACTCTTACATGATTTTTAGCGAAGTGTGTGAGGCGATGGGTAATATTAATCCTGCAATTGAAGTGCTAAAAAATTACACAGCAAATTATCCTGACGATAAATATGGGCTAATGTACTTTGGAGAATTTTTGCTGCGAAATTCTAGATGGGATGAGGCGATTAATACATTAAGTTTTATTTTGCCGGAAGATATTCCCGAAGTTTCATTTTTAATCGGGTACGCTCATTTCATGCTTCAAGAATATCAACACGCTGCTCTTCACTTGAAAAGATACATGAAAATTGTCAAGTCTAAATTGGAAACTGAGTCAGTATTCTTATTACGTAAATCTCAAATTCAACTTAACGAATATTCTGATGCGCTTAAGTTGTTAAAAAAATATGAAAAGACTTTCTACTATGATGATACATTTAATATGCTATATGGAATTGTCTATTATGAATTAGAAATGATAGAGCATGCAGTTACTCATATTGAAAAAGCCCTTGCTGTTCGACCGGGCGATCCTGGAATAAATCTTTGGGCAGGTAAAATTTATTTTAAAGTACAAAATTATTCAAAGGCGGAGTCCTCGCTACTGTTTTTTGTAAACCATAATGAAAACATTACGCCAGAAGCCTGCTATTTGTTAGCTGAAATTTATCTTCAACAAAATAATATTAATGAAGCATTGAAGTATTATGATTTAGCTGTAAAATTAGAACCACAAAAAAGAAGATTTATTGAACCGCTTGAGAAATTGATCTATCAGAAAAAAAATATTAATTCAAATGAATAA
- a CDS encoding RidA family protein gives MIEDKLIELGLQLPIAPIPLASYVPAVVVDNLIFTSGQIPVLEGELKFKGKIGKDLTEEEGRSAAELCVLNCLSVIKNSAGSLDNIEKIIKVTVFINSADNFTGQPKVANGASDLLVKLFGEKGKHARSAVGVNELPINAAVEIEMIARLAG, from the coding sequence ATGATAGAAGATAAATTAATCGAACTTGGGCTTCAACTTCCAATAGCACCAATTCCGCTTGCTTCTTATGTGCCTGCGGTTGTTGTAGATAACTTGATTTTTACTTCAGGACAAATTCCGGTATTGGAGGGAGAACTGAAATTCAAAGGTAAGATAGGAAAGGATTTAACGGAAGAGGAGGGTAGAAGCGCAGCCGAATTATGTGTGTTGAATTGTTTAAGTGTGATTAAAAACTCAGCGGGAAGTCTTGATAATATTGAAAAGATAATTAAAGTAACAGTATTCATAAACAGTGCTGATAATTTTACAGGGCAGCCTAAAGTTGCCAATGGAGCTTCCGATCTGTTGGTAAAACTATTCGGCGAAAAAGGAAAACATGCACGGAGCGCGGTTGGTGTTAACGAACTGCCTATCAATGCAGCAGTGGAAATTGAAATGATTGCCCGTCTTGCTGGATAA
- the rsfS gene encoding ribosome silencing factor gives MKQKDFLNRITELIFNKKGSDVKILDLKNLAAFADYFIICSADSTTQVKAIADEIEDKLQEQGIRCWHREGYKALSWVLLDYVDFVIHVFKKDAREFYNLEKLWGDAEITIAEDPALQPVVKHSTPKPKGRPKKIKPE, from the coding sequence TTGAAACAAAAAGATTTTTTAAATAGAATTACCGAATTGATTTTCAATAAAAAAGGATCGGATGTTAAAATACTCGACCTTAAAAATCTGGCAGCCTTTGCTGATTATTTTATTATTTGTTCAGCAGACTCTACCACGCAAGTAAAAGCAATCGCCGATGAGATAGAAGATAAATTGCAAGAGCAGGGGATAAGATGCTGGCATAGAGAGGGTTATAAAGCACTTAGCTGGGTGTTGCTAGACTATGTGGATTTTGTTATCCATGTCTTTAAAAAAGATGCTCGTGAATTTTACAACCTGGAAAAACTTTGGGGTGATGCAGAGATTACGATTGCTGAAGATCCTGCTCTTCAGCCTGTTGTTAAGCATTCCACTCCAAAACCAAAAGGCAGACCTAAAAAAATTAAACCCGAATAA
- a CDS encoding aminodeoxychorismate/anthranilate synthase component II: MKILVIDNYDSFTFNLVQLINSSRYKIIIKRNDELNEQSIKLVSPDKILISPGPGKPENSKASMIAIKHFGSRIPILGVCLGHQAIAIAFGAKVVKASELLHGKTSKIYHDGNKIFNNMPQPFTAMRYHSLIVDKNTLPDDLIITAETSDGLVMGIRHNNFPIEGIQFHPESILTENGKKLVKNWLLS; encoded by the coding sequence ATGAAAATATTAGTAATTGATAATTACGACTCGTTTACTTTTAATCTTGTTCAATTAATAAATTCTTCCAGATATAAAATTATAATTAAGAGAAATGATGAATTAAACGAGCAATCAATAAAATTGGTTTCACCCGATAAAATATTAATTTCGCCGGGTCCTGGTAAACCTGAAAATTCTAAGGCTTCTATGATTGCAATCAAACATTTCGGTAGTCGAATTCCTATACTTGGTGTTTGCCTGGGGCACCAAGCAATTGCAATTGCATTCGGAGCCAAAGTTGTGAAAGCATCTGAGCTTTTACACGGCAAGACTTCTAAAATTTATCATGATGGAAATAAAATCTTTAATAATATGCCCCAACCTTTCACTGCAATGCGCTACCATTCTCTAATCGTTGACAAAAATACGCTCCCCGATGATTTGATAATCACTGCCGAAACTTCAGACGGGCTTGTAATGGGAATTAGGCACAATAACTTTCCGATTGAAGGAATTCAGTTTCATCCTGAATCAATTCTTACCGAAAATGGGAAAAAGCTTGTTAAAAATTGGCTGCTGTCTTAA
- a CDS encoding arginine--tRNA ligase gives MNEFLKTIFKKTSEKLSYLNNIELIFEVPKSRTNGDLSTNAAMLLTKQLRKNPKQIAEEIISNLEYSSDEISKIEIASPGFINFYFSPKFISSIIKEINLHNDDFGKSKKYNGKRANVEFVSANPTGPLTVGHGRNAVIGDTIANLLEWVGYKVDREYYFNNAGRQMRVLGDSVRLRYLQLLGEEITFPEDYYQGEYIREIAKELFDEFGDSLQTQSAESIFKERAEQNIFADIKNTLKRLGIGHKIFYNENSLYEEKKIDSILNTFKIKNLSYEKDGAIWLKFSELGQEKDKVIVKSSGEPTYRLPDIAYHITKFERGYDLLVDLFGSDHNATYPDVLAGIKALGYDPSIVKVLIHQFVTIMQGDEIVKMSTRKANFITLDELIDEVGSDVVRYFFNMRNISSHMNFDLSLAKKHSDENPVFYLQYAHARICSILRMAETENISPSFDSLDLLKAEEELDLIKKFHQFRSEILSSAELCETNKLCNYLEELAALFHHFYTVCRIIGSERKLAEARLALIVAVKIVLRNGLSILGVSAPEKM, from the coding sequence TTGAACGAATTTTTAAAAACAATTTTTAAAAAAACTTCTGAGAAGCTGTCATACTTAAATAATATTGAGCTGATCTTCGAAGTACCAAAATCCAGAACAAATGGTGATCTTTCTACTAATGCTGCAATGTTGTTGACAAAACAGCTTCGTAAAAATCCAAAACAAATTGCTGAAGAGATTATCTCTAACCTGGAATATTCTTCCGATGAGATTTCTAAAATTGAAATTGCAAGTCCCGGTTTCATCAATTTTTATTTTAGTCCTAAATTCATTTCATCAATTATAAAAGAAATAAATCTTCATAACGATGATTTTGGTAAAAGTAAAAAATATAATGGTAAGCGGGCTAACGTAGAATTTGTTTCAGCAAACCCAACAGGACCTTTAACAGTCGGACATGGACGCAATGCTGTAATCGGGGATACAATTGCTAATCTTCTCGAATGGGTGGGGTACAAGGTTGACAGAGAATATTATTTTAATAATGCCGGTAGACAAATGCGTGTGCTTGGCGATTCAGTTCGCCTGCGTTATTTACAGCTTTTAGGAGAGGAAATAACTTTTCCAGAAGATTACTATCAAGGCGAATACATTCGAGAAATTGCAAAAGAATTGTTCGATGAATTTGGAGACTCGCTTCAAACTCAGTCAGCCGAATCTATTTTTAAAGAACGAGCCGAACAAAATATTTTTGCTGATATTAAAAATACTTTGAAGCGGCTGGGTATCGGGCACAAAATATTCTATAACGAAAATTCCTTGTACGAAGAAAAGAAAATTGATTCGATCCTTAATACTTTTAAAATAAAAAACCTTTCATATGAAAAGGATGGAGCCATTTGGTTAAAGTTTTCCGAACTTGGTCAGGAGAAAGATAAAGTTATTGTCAAATCATCGGGTGAACCAACGTATCGTCTTCCCGATATTGCATATCATATTACCAAATTTGAGCGTGGTTATGATCTGCTTGTTGATCTTTTTGGCTCTGATCATAATGCCACTTATCCTGATGTCCTTGCCGGCATTAAAGCACTTGGATATGATCCATCAATCGTTAAAGTACTTATCCATCAATTTGTAACGATAATGCAGGGGGATGAAATAGTTAAGATGTCAACAAGAAAGGCTAACTTCATTACACTCGATGAGTTAATTGACGAAGTCGGTTCGGATGTTGTCAGATATTTTTTTAATATGCGAAACATTAGTTCGCACATGAATTTTGATTTGAGTCTTGCAAAAAAACATTCCGATGAAAATCCCGTTTTTTATTTACAATATGCACATGCTCGAATATGCTCAATATTAAGAATGGCAGAAACCGAGAATATTTCCCCATCCTTTGATTCGCTTGATTTGTTAAAAGCAGAAGAAGAGCTTGATTTGATTAAGAAGTTTCATCAGTTTCGCAGCGAAATCTTAAGCAGTGCTGAGCTTTGTGAGACAAACAAACTTTGCAATTACCTCGAAGAGCTTGCGGCATTGTTTCATCACTTTTACACTGTTTGCAGAATTATCGGTTCTGAAAGGAAATTAGCAGAGGCAAGATTGGCGCTGATTGTAGCTGTGAAAATTGTATTGAGAAATGGACTGAGTATTCTTGGAGTTTCTGCACCCGAAAAAATGTAA
- a CDS encoding LysM peptidoglycan-binding domain-containing protein, which yields MKLTKYLFGILSLMIIFSASLIAQEMTTEEWEAEMQRLRDKSEMLTQEINTLKADVSNLKSMEIQPYEDCMNELYAMVGATKSDIDNFRKAVADLEGMIKRKEGPKADRQKDLDALKMNKISALPEFYDKVHNQLQRMLDNWVEESKEVNYTVVKGDCLWNIAKKSDHYGNAFAWPVIYNANRDQIKNPDLIYPKQIFKIPQLTQEEKSKYEKLKMNYKPAPVQ from the coding sequence ATGAAATTGACAAAATATTTGTTCGGAATTCTCTCACTTATGATTATCTTTTCAGCGAGCCTTATCGCTCAGGAAATGACAACTGAAGAGTGGGAAGCTGAAATGCAGAGACTTAGAGATAAGTCTGAAATGCTTACTCAGGAAATTAACACACTCAAAGCTGATGTAAGTAATTTAAAATCCATGGAAATTCAACCATACGAAGATTGTATGAACGAATTATACGCCATGGTTGGAGCAACAAAATCTGATATTGATAATTTCAGAAAAGCAGTTGCTGATTTAGAAGGAATGATCAAAAGAAAAGAAGGTCCTAAAGCTGACAGACAGAAAGACCTTGATGCCCTTAAGATGAATAAGATAAGCGCTCTTCCTGAATTCTATGATAAGGTTCATAACCAGTTGCAAAGAATGCTTGATAATTGGGTTGAGGAATCTAAGGAAGTTAATTATACAGTTGTTAAAGGTGATTGCCTCTGGAACATAGCAAAAAAATCTGATCATTACGGAAATGCTTTTGCATGGCCAGTAATTTATAACGCTAACAGAGATCAAATTAAAAATCCCGATCTTATTTATCCAAAGCAAATTTTCAAAATTCCTCAGTTAACTCAAGAAGAAAAATCTAAGTACGAAAAACTGAAAATGAATTATAAACCAGCTCCGGTTCAATAA
- a CDS encoding ABC transporter substrate-binding protein has product MNKILLILFTIILLLNQKNFSQVDEKQEKINSEFNVAVNLFEKGQYEDAAVIFNRIVSLYESNDKTTASIFFLCKIEFEEANYFYSLSLTNKFLKDYPDTKYADEAQFLIANIFLKQEKYEDSFRSLLQLIEQTASSSNYAEAKKIAEQISINYFNSYQVKKITDEVTSSKLKPFLLLLLAKAYQKENDTINSIRAVSEIITKYPTAEERAAAENLKGSDLNIGNSGEGTVVAVLLPLSEISDPLNKSAGDEILDGIKFAFSEFNKSRKDKIGLLVKTSSTDGQKISEIKEELINNESVKCILGPIFSDEVRMTLEALNDTDIPIISPTATDADLTMISDNFFQANPPIAERGRMLAQYLYYVEDKHRMAVFNSIDNYSPLLAASFITEFENLGGEIVLRETYRKDNYDFSSQITKIKSVAKQIEGIYVPLSDKSDASILLSQLYSGGIDLPIYGNQDWYLVKDIESVSSLSNKLTFTSDYFIDFQDSSFDVFSKSFSALAGYQPGRNVLYGYDTGKYILTILRNINNSRSNIKMKMISGVISNGYHNNISFDSKRINKYINIVRFRDGIFELVDKFRSD; this is encoded by the coding sequence ATGAATAAGATTCTTTTAATACTTTTTACAATTATTCTTTTATTGAACCAGAAAAATTTTTCGCAGGTGGATGAAAAACAGGAAAAAATTAATTCTGAGTTCAATGTTGCCGTCAATTTATTTGAAAAAGGTCAATATGAAGATGCAGCGGTTATTTTTAATAGAATTGTTTCATTATATGAATCCAATGATAAAACGACTGCTTCTATTTTTTTTCTCTGTAAAATTGAATTTGAAGAAGCCAACTATTTCTACTCACTTAGTTTAACGAATAAATTTCTAAAGGATTATCCAGATACTAAATATGCAGATGAAGCACAATTTCTTATCGCAAATATTTTTCTCAAACAGGAAAAGTATGAGGATAGTTTTAGGTCACTGCTTCAGCTAATTGAGCAAACTGCTTCAAGTTCAAATTATGCAGAGGCAAAAAAAATAGCCGAACAAATCTCCATCAATTATTTCAACTCCTATCAGGTAAAAAAAATTACAGATGAGGTGACCTCCTCTAAACTTAAACCCTTTTTATTGCTGCTTCTGGCGAAAGCCTATCAGAAAGAAAACGACACTATAAATTCTATCAGAGCTGTATCTGAAATTATAACAAAGTATCCAACTGCTGAAGAAAGAGCAGCAGCGGAAAATTTAAAAGGCAGCGACTTGAATATTGGGAATAGCGGAGAAGGTACGGTGGTGGCTGTGCTGCTTCCCTTATCAGAAATTAGCGATCCGTTAAACAAATCTGCAGGTGATGAAATCCTTGACGGAATTAAATTTGCTTTTTCAGAGTTTAATAAAAGCAGAAAAGATAAAATTGGGTTGTTGGTAAAAACTTCCTCCACCGATGGGCAGAAGATAAGTGAAATAAAAGAGGAGTTAATTAATAATGAATCAGTCAAATGTATCCTTGGACCAATCTTCTCCGATGAAGTTCGAATGACACTGGAGGCACTTAATGATACTGACATTCCTATTATTTCACCAACTGCTACGGATGCTGATTTGACAATGATCTCTGACAATTTTTTTCAGGCAAACCCTCCCATTGCTGAGCGGGGAAGGATGCTTGCACAGTATCTTTACTACGTAGAAGACAAACATCGGATGGCTGTATTTAATTCTATTGATAATTACTCACCCCTCCTCGCTGCATCATTTATAACAGAATTTGAAAATCTCGGTGGTGAAATAGTGTTGAGGGAAACTTATCGAAAAGATAACTATGATTTCAGTTCTCAGATAACTAAAATAAAATCAGTCGCCAAGCAGATAGAAGGAATATATGTTCCCCTTTCAGATAAAAGCGATGCCTCAATTCTTCTTTCTCAGCTTTATTCCGGCGGAATAGATTTGCCAATCTATGGTAATCAGGATTGGTATCTTGTTAAGGATATTGAATCTGTTTCTTCGCTAAGTAATAAACTCACTTTTACCTCAGATTATTTTATTGACTTTCAGGATAGCAGCTTCGATGTATTCTCCAAATCATTTTCAGCGCTCGCCGGATATCAACCCGGAAGAAACGTTTTATATGGCTACGACACGGGGAAATACATTCTTACCATATTACGAAATATTAATAACAGTAGAAGCAATATCAAGATGAAAATGATTTCCGGAGTTATCAGCAACGGGTATCATAATAATATTTCATTCGATTCGAAAAGAATTAATAAATATATCAACATCGTAAGATTTAGAGATGGGATTTTTGAACTCGTTGATAAATTCCGTTCGGATTAA
- a CDS encoding LytR C-terminal domain-containing protein, giving the protein MKDKTPPIILKFDKSSNLVFNLIIFVLIVGIVYLIYSLTVRISLVRSENEAEQKASKSGFGIQVEVLNACGASGVADIITDHLRKNKIDVVQLGNYRSFDVDYTIIINRSGDRNKANFTADLIGIERNKIVDQVNKNYFLDLSVIIGKDFSQLKPYK; this is encoded by the coding sequence GTGAAGGATAAAACTCCCCCTATAATTTTAAAGTTCGATAAATCTTCCAATCTCGTTTTTAATCTTATTATTTTTGTTTTGATAGTTGGCATAGTTTATCTCATCTACTCCTTGACTGTCAGAATTTCATTAGTGCGTTCGGAAAATGAAGCAGAGCAAAAGGCGTCAAAATCAGGTTTCGGAATTCAGGTCGAGGTATTAAATGCTTGTGGAGCTTCCGGTGTGGCTGATATTATAACAGATCATTTAAGAAAAAATAAAATTGATGTAGTTCAATTGGGGAATTACCGTTCCTTTGATGTAGATTACACAATAATAATTAATAGAAGCGGCGATAGGAACAAAGCTAATTTTACCGCCGATCTTATCGGAATTGAAAGGAATAAAATAGTTGATCAGGTTAATAAAAATTATTTTTTAGATTTATCTGTCATTATCGGGAAAGATTTTTCACAATTAAAACCATACAAATAG
- a CDS encoding aspartate 1-decarboxylase, whose product MTREMFKSKIHLATVTQAELYYEGSITVDKTLLEAADILPFEKVQVVNVNNGSRLETYTLAGEKDSGIICLNGPAARLGYVGDEIIIIAYSQMPDEDARLHKPRIVFVDKQNKIKNIN is encoded by the coding sequence ATGACAAGAGAAATGTTCAAATCAAAAATTCACCTGGCAACTGTAACACAAGCAGAACTTTATTATGAAGGAAGCATAACTGTTGATAAAACACTGCTTGAAGCCGCAGATATTTTACCTTTCGAAAAAGTTCAGGTTGTGAATGTAAACAATGGTTCACGGTTGGAAACCTACACTTTAGCAGGTGAAAAAGACAGCGGAATCATTTGCCTCAATGGTCCTGCTGCAAGGTTAGGTTATGTTGGTGATGAGATAATTATTATTGCATATTCACAAATGCCAGACGAAGATGCCAGGTTGCACAAACCTCGTATAGTGTTCGTAGATAAGCAGAACAAAATTAAAAATATTAATTAG